A single region of the Lactobacillus isalae genome encodes:
- the gatA gene encoding Asp-tRNA(Asn)/Glu-tRNA(Gln) amidotransferase subunit GatA, with the protein MNYLNENIDSLNKKLQDGEITAEDLAKETVKNIKETDKKINAWITVDDEAKPAEDLDFAKNKLAGIPIAIKDNIITNGMKTTAASHILYNYMPVYDATVISKLKKAQATFVGKTNMDEFAMGSSTEHSYYGATHNPWDLEKVPGGSSGGSAAAVASGEIVAALGSDTGGSIRQPAAFNGIFGIKPTYGRVSRWGLIAFGSSLDQIGVMSKRVKDSAEVLNVIAGPDEHDATVSEKEVPDFTSFLGQDVKGLRVAVPKEYMDAVDGEMHDVIQKQIDVLKDAGAIINEVSLPHTKYVVPTYYIVASSEASSNLQRYDGIRYGYRAKDTKNLLDVYVKSRSEGFGDEVKRRIMLGSFALSAGAYDEFFKKAAQVRTLICRDFEKIFEENDVIVGPTTTEPAFGIGEEISDPIKMYNNDILTISANLAGIPAASVPAGLVDGMPAGLQIMAKRFDEGNVFKVADFIERNNKFYEKTPTGMED; encoded by the coding sequence ATGAATTACTTAAATGAAAACATTGACTCATTAAATAAAAAATTACAAGATGGCGAAATAACAGCTGAAGACCTAGCTAAGGAAACAGTTAAAAACATTAAAGAAACAGACAAGAAGATTAATGCTTGGATTACTGTTGATGATGAAGCAAAGCCAGCAGAAGATTTAGATTTTGCTAAAAACAAATTAGCTGGTATCCCAATCGCAATCAAGGATAATATCATCACTAATGGTATGAAGACTACTGCAGCTAGTCATATTCTTTACAACTACATGCCAGTTTATGATGCAACTGTAATTAGTAAGTTAAAGAAGGCTCAAGCAACTTTTGTTGGTAAGACCAACATGGATGAATTTGCAATGGGTTCATCTACTGAACATTCTTACTATGGTGCAACTCATAATCCGTGGGACTTAGAAAAAGTTCCTGGTGGTTCATCTGGTGGTTCTGCAGCAGCTGTAGCTAGCGGTGAAATTGTTGCAGCCCTTGGTTCTGATACTGGTGGTTCTATTCGTCAACCAGCAGCCTTCAATGGTATTTTTGGTATTAAGCCAACTTATGGTCGAGTATCACGTTGGGGACTTATTGCATTTGGTTCTTCATTAGACCAAATCGGTGTAATGAGTAAGCGTGTTAAGGATTCAGCTGAAGTGTTAAACGTAATTGCTGGTCCTGACGAACATGACGCAACTGTTTCAGAAAAAGAAGTACCTGACTTTACTAGTTTCTTAGGTCAAGATGTTAAAGGCTTACGCGTAGCTGTTCCTAAGGAATACATGGATGCTGTTGACGGCGAAATGCATGATGTTATCCAAAAACAAATTGATGTTTTAAAGGATGCTGGTGCAATTATTAACGAAGTTTCATTGCCACATACTAAGTATGTTGTTCCTACTTACTACATTGTTGCCTCTAGTGAAGCTTCTTCAAACCTTCAAAGATATGATGGTATTCGCTATGGCTACCGTGCAAAGGATACTAAGAACTTATTAGATGTTTATGTAAAATCTAGAAGTGAAGGTTTCGGCGACGAAGTTAAGCGTCGTATTATGCTTGGTTCATTTGCTTTATCAGCAGGTGCATATGACGAATTCTTCAAGAAGGCTGCTCAAGTTAGAACCTTAATTTGCCGCGACTTTGAAAAGATTTTTGAAGAAAATGACGTTATTGTTGGACCAACTACTACTGAACCAGCATTTGGTATTGGTGAAGAAATTTCAGACCCAATCAAGATGTACAACAACGATATCTTAACTATTTCAGCTAACTTAGCTGGTATTCCAGCAGCTAGTGTACCTGCAGGTTTAGTTGATGGTATGCCTGCTGGTCTTCAAATTATGGCTAAGCGTTTTGATGAAGGTAACGTATTTAAGGTTGCTGACTTCATTGAACGTAATAACAAATTCTACGAAAAAACACCTACAGGAATGGAGGATTAA
- a CDS encoding Cof-type HAD-IIB family hydrolase, producing MAIKLIAVDLDGTLLNSGNAISPETLRTLQVAHGMGIKVVLASGRPLSGVMPFETQLGLEGPEEYAVVFNGAVVQDLSGKVLMSQEMDYRDFEVMLRLQRLAHVNLHFETTERFWTLDRDLSVQMQINAALTDNEIRVRERKEIPQDFTFNKVGFTCAKGSDQIEKLWNSIPYWAFESYDIVRSLDNCIELNGIGASKGNALMDLAQRLKINPEDVMVFGDQGNDVSMFENPSFKKIAMGNAIETIKEKADFVTDDNDHNGIAKALKKFVI from the coding sequence ATGGCAATTAAATTAATTGCAGTAGACTTAGACGGCACTTTGCTCAATAGCGGAAACGCAATTTCACCTGAAACCTTGAGAACCTTGCAAGTAGCACATGGCATGGGAATTAAAGTCGTACTTGCTTCAGGTCGTCCTCTTTCGGGTGTGATGCCATTTGAGACTCAATTGGGACTAGAAGGACCAGAAGAATACGCAGTTGTCTTTAATGGAGCTGTGGTTCAAGATTTATCGGGAAAAGTTTTAATGAGTCAAGAGATGGATTACCGTGATTTTGAAGTAATGCTTCGTTTGCAACGGCTTGCCCATGTGAACCTGCACTTTGAAACGACTGAACGCTTTTGGACTTTAGATCGTGATCTTTCAGTGCAAATGCAAATTAATGCAGCCTTAACTGATAACGAGATTAGAGTCCGTGAGCGTAAAGAAATTCCGCAAGACTTTACTTTCAATAAGGTTGGTTTTACTTGTGCAAAAGGTAGCGACCAGATTGAAAAACTGTGGAATTCTATCCCATATTGGGCCTTTGAATCTTATGATATCGTTCGCAGCTTAGATAACTGTATTGAGTTAAACGGTATCGGTGCTTCAAAAGGTAATGCCTTAATGGATTTAGCTCAACGGTTAAAAATTAATCCAGAAGATGTTATGGTCTTTGGTGATCAAGGTAATGATGTTTCGATGTTTGAAAATCCAAGCTTTAAGAAAATTGCAATGGGAAATGCGATTGAAACTATTAAAGAAAAAGCTGACTTTGTAACAGATGACAATGACCATAATGGAATAGCAAAAGCACTTAAAAAATTTGTAATTTAA
- the gatB gene encoding Asp-tRNA(Asn)/Glu-tRNA(Gln) amidotransferase subunit GatB — protein MNFKSTIGLEVHFELKTKSKIFSPSPVTYGAEANTETNVIDWAMPGVLPRLNKDVYRLGIMVALATHSHILPVTHFDRKNYFYPDNPKAYQITQFFQPLARDGYIEVEVRGKKKRIGIHEMHIEEDAGKNTHGANGYSYVDLNRQGVPLLEVVSEPDMEDPEEAYAYLTKLRQIVQFTGASDVKMEEGSMRVDTNISIRPAGQEKLGTKVEMKNLNSFDHVRRSLAYEEKRQQQVLLSGGRVQLSTRRFDEATGKTVLERVKEGDADYRYFPEPDIAPYHIKQSWIDEIAESLPESPFERRKRYVEEYGIKEYDADVILQTKESSDFYDAAVVAGADPTLAANWLNTQVNGYLNENQVGIADIKLTPEHLAEMIKMIKDGTISSKIAKKVFKESIENGTDPKKYVEDKGMVQLSDVSVLGPMVTKVVDDNPQSVEDFKNGKDRAIGFLVGQIMKQTRGKANPKVVNQLLNKELQSR, from the coding sequence ATGAATTTTAAATCGACTATTGGTCTAGAAGTCCACTTCGAATTAAAAACAAAGAGTAAGATTTTTTCTCCATCACCAGTTACTTATGGTGCTGAAGCAAACACTGAAACAAATGTTATCGACTGGGCTATGCCTGGTGTCTTACCTCGTTTAAATAAAGATGTTTACCGTCTTGGTATTATGGTTGCTTTAGCAACTCATTCACATATCTTGCCTGTAACTCACTTTGACCGTAAGAACTACTTCTACCCAGATAACCCTAAGGCTTACCAGATTACTCAATTCTTCCAACCACTTGCTCGCGATGGTTACATCGAAGTTGAAGTTCGCGGAAAGAAGAAGCGCATTGGTATTCACGAAATGCACATCGAAGAAGATGCTGGTAAGAACACTCACGGTGCTAACGGTTATTCATACGTTGACTTAAACCGTCAGGGTGTTCCACTTCTTGAAGTTGTTTCTGAACCTGATATGGAAGATCCAGAAGAAGCTTACGCATACTTAACTAAATTACGTCAAATTGTTCAATTTACTGGCGCATCTGACGTTAAGATGGAAGAAGGTTCAATGCGTGTTGATACCAACATTTCTATCCGTCCTGCTGGTCAAGAAAAGCTCGGTACTAAGGTTGAAATGAAGAACTTGAACTCATTTGACCACGTTCGTCGCTCTCTTGCTTATGAAGAAAAGCGTCAACAACAAGTACTTCTTTCTGGTGGTAGAGTTCAACTTTCTACTCGTCGTTTTGATGAAGCTACTGGTAAGACTGTCTTAGAGCGTGTTAAGGAAGGTGACGCAGACTACCGTTACTTCCCAGAACCAGATATTGCTCCTTATCACATTAAGCAAAGTTGGATTGATGAAATTGCAGAAAGCCTACCTGAATCACCATTTGAACGTCGCAAGCGCTACGTTGAAGAATATGGTATTAAGGAATACGATGCAGATGTTATTTTGCAAACTAAGGAATCAAGTGATTTCTACGACGCTGCAGTAGTTGCTGGTGCCGATCCAACTTTAGCTGCTAACTGGTTGAACACTCAAGTTAATGGTTACTTGAATGAAAACCAAGTTGGTATTGCAGACATTAAGTTAACCCCAGAACACTTAGCTGAAATGATCAAGATGATCAAAGATGGTACTATTTCATCCAAGATTGCTAAGAAGGTCTTCAAGGAATCTATTGAAAATGGAACTGATCCTAAGAAGTACGTTGAAGACAAGGGTATGGTTCAATTATCAGATGTTTCTGTTCTTGGGCCTATGGTAACTAAGGTTGTTGATGATAATCCACAATCTGTTGAAGACTTCAAGAATGGTAAAGACCGTGCAATTGGATTCTTAGTTGGTCAAATCATGAAACAAACTCGTGGTAAGGCTAACCCTAAGGTTGTTAACCAATTGCTTAATAAGGAACTTCAAAGTCGTTAA
- the gatC gene encoding Asp-tRNA(Asn)/Glu-tRNA(Gln) amidotransferase subunit GatC, which produces MKITKDEINHVATLSRLEFGEDEIDKFTEQMGDIINMAHQLAEVDTEGVPETVQVVDRETDFREDKPEHWESRAELMKNVPEKADGFIKVPVIIDKDDNE; this is translated from the coding sequence GTGAAAATTACAAAAGATGAAATCAATCACGTTGCAACACTATCTCGACTAGAGTTTGGTGAAGACGAAATTGATAAGTTTACTGAACAAATGGGTGACATTATCAATATGGCACATCAATTAGCCGAAGTTGATACTGAAGGAGTTCCTGAAACTGTTCAAGTTGTTGATCGAGAGACTGACTTTAGAGAAGACAAGCCTGAACATTGGGAAAGTCGTGCAGAATTAATGAAGAATGTTCCTGAAAAAGCTGATGGCTTCATTAAGGTGCCAGTAATTATTGATAAGGATGATAATGAATAA
- a CDS encoding diacylglycerol kinase family lipid kinase: MTKKARLIYNPVSGHEQMLQNVADILNVLEQAGFEASAFRTTPEPLSAQNEAKRCALAGFDLLVGAGGDGTINEVVNGVAPLEKRPRLAVIPAGTTNDFARALKIPRDNLVDAAKVILAGKTQKMDIGRAGKQYFMNIAASGSLTELTYGVPSEVKSVLGYSAYLLKGAEMLPKISSNKMRLTYDDGVYEGDLSMFLLGMTNSIGGFERIMPDAQLSDGLFQLIVVKTANPVDVLRLMAMALNGNHVNDPQIIYTKTRYLKVELLGDSKDKEPIPVNLDGEIGGHLPIDFENLKQHIEFYVG, from the coding sequence ATGACGAAAAAAGCAAGATTAATTTATAATCCTGTATCAGGTCACGAGCAAATGCTTCAAAATGTTGCAGATATTTTAAACGTATTAGAACAGGCTGGGTTTGAAGCTAGTGCCTTTAGAACTACGCCAGAACCTTTGTCTGCTCAAAATGAAGCCAAAAGATGTGCCTTAGCTGGTTTTGACTTGCTGGTAGGCGCTGGTGGCGATGGGACGATTAACGAAGTAGTTAATGGTGTAGCTCCACTAGAAAAAAGACCTAGATTAGCTGTTATTCCAGCAGGGACAACTAATGATTTTGCTCGAGCATTGAAAATTCCAAGAGATAATTTAGTTGATGCAGCTAAGGTAATTCTGGCAGGTAAAACTCAAAAGATGGATATTGGGCGTGCCGGTAAGCAATATTTTATGAATATTGCAGCTAGTGGTTCATTAACTGAATTGACTTATGGTGTTCCTTCAGAAGTAAAGTCTGTTCTTGGCTATAGTGCATATCTACTTAAAGGTGCAGAAATGTTGCCAAAAATAAGCAGCAATAAAATGCGTTTGACTTATGATGATGGCGTCTATGAAGGAGACTTATCAATGTTTCTTTTAGGGATGACTAATTCAATCGGTGGGTTTGAGCGTATTATGCCTGATGCACAGTTGTCTGACGGCTTGTTCCAATTAATTGTAGTTAAAACTGCAAATCCAGTAGATGTATTACGATTAATGGCGATGGCCTTGAATGGAAATCATGTTAATGATCCTCAAATTATCTATACTAAGACTAGATACTTAAAAGTAGAGCTGCTAGGCGATAGTAAAGATAAGGAACCAATTCCAGTTAACCTAGATGGTGAAATTGGTGGTCATTTACCAATTGATTTTGAAAATCTAAAGCAGCATATTGAATTTTATGTTGGTTAA